The following nucleotide sequence is from Pochonia chlamydosporia 170 chromosome 4, whole genome shotgun sequence.
GGCTGCAAGGCCGCATTTCTAAACACCTTTCCCATCCCAGGCCTCGAGGCTCAACAAGCAAAGACCATCGTCGAGGCATGCGAGAAAGCTGGTGTTGAAAGCATCGTCGCAGCGACTACCTTCACCACGGGCAAGCGTGCCTTCTGGGATGACGAAAAGACAGACGAGTGCCAGCTTCGCGAGTATTTCGTCTCCAAGGCTCAGGTCGAGGACATTGTGCGCGGGGGCAACTTCAAAGCATATACTATTCTTCGACCGGCCATTCTGCATCAAGACTTCTTACTGCCGGGCGCGTATCAGAACTACCCCAAGCTTCCGCAGGGAATATTGGACCATGCATTTAATGATGGTGTTAAAGCGCCGTTTACGGATGCGCAGGACGTTGGGCGATATGCCGCGGCGGCTATGCAGGATCCCGCCAAGTTTGCTGGCCAGGAGATTGATCTTGCTACTGAAGCACTTacgatggaggaggcgcaCGATATTCTTACGAAAGTGAGTGGTCGGGAGGTGGGACTGAGGAGGAAAACGccagaggaagaggaggaggcgaaGGCTGCCATATTTGGTCAGCGGTTCCAACTTTTTGCGAATGTGAAGGATTTTAGTGCCCATGTAGTTGTGGGTaaggagcttgaggagaAGTTTGGGATACCATATACGCCTCTTTTGGCGTCGTTGCAGAGGGATAAGGCGAGGCTATTGGAGTGTTTGCCTGCGTGATATGTGAGTTGGCAACAATGGAGGAAGATGTTTGGAAGAAGTGCATCGGATGTTGAGTACCCTGTCTTCTACTTTAATTAGATTGTATGGTTATCTTAAAAAATGCCTCACTGGTGAAGTAAATGTATCGAGACACGGGGTCTGGATTCTGGACTTACACCAAGATCGTGTCGTGGTATTCGTACTCGGTAGTTTCAGTTCCGATTTGCATTCTTAAGGCACCAGAGACGGCCAGTCGGGTAGATATAATTGACTGTATTAAATTACACCCTTGCGCTGAGATCCAATCCAATACTTCCCTAGTATATTTGGCTAAGATGACCAAGTGGCGGCTATGTTCTGAGCTTGTAAACAACAAGAGACATCACCTGGGCATTTGACCTACGGTTGAAAGCGCACGTAATCATTACAAGATATTTTGTACATTATGATGTCTGTAAAGTAAAGTTTGGCAACCCAGCACCACTACAATGTACCAGGAGAGCCGTAAGCATCTTCACAATCTCACATCCGTCGAAACATAGATCTCATATCCATTACGCCATATCATTGTGCCACCTTGCAATCGTAAACCTCACCATGGTCAAACTTTTCAAAGCACCATCATAGCAGCAATACCCGCCAATAAAAGGCAAACCATCCCCTCCAACGGCATGTTATGCCCACCATCCGAGCTAGTAGTAGTAGGCGAAGACGAAGGCGACCCCGACGCaccagtcccagtcccagaAGCAGCCGAAGTCGTCGTAGCAGCCTGAGAAGTTGATTCCGACCCAGTCGTAGCAGCAGTCGTCTTGGGCGCCGATGACGCAGACTTGCTCGCTGTAGAAGCAGTCCCCGACGCAGCACCGCTCGAAACCGCCTTAGACCCTACCGTTCCGCCAAAAGCTTCGTCCTCCTTCGGCGTAACGACCTTGTCGGCCTTTGCAGAAGCGCTCTTGTACTTGGCGAGGGTCTCATCACCGCTCTGATTGATCACGCCGACCATGCCGCCCTGGCAATGGCCCTCGATGCCGCAGTAATAGAAGATGGGGTCGgtgctgttgatggtgatggagaagtATGTCTAAAGGCTTAGCGATTGAACAACAAACTGCAACAGATACGTGGCAGAGAGAATTGGCTTACATTGTCACCTTTGGGTAATTCGTCCGAGTAGAATCCTCCGCTGGAGACTGGGTTGCACGGCTTGTCAAAGGCGCCTGCGACAACGCTGTGCATGGAATCGAAGTGGAACTCGACAATGTCGCCCTTGGCGGCTTTGATGTTGTCGGGGGTGAATTTGATGCCGTTCTTTTCGCCGACTTCGACTTTGATGATTTCGGCGGATGTGAGGGCCGCGAGGGCTGGCGCAACGGCGAGATTTGTGAACCGCATGGCTAATTACTGGCTTCAATGGACGAATTTTGATGAGTTTTGTGCAATTGACGAATTTGATCTGCTGTGAGTAGCTGATGGGCGGTTATTCGTATTTATACGTACTTGTTTCgcagctcagctcagctcagctcagcccAACCCCCCAACGATGCCGTAGCTAGGACATGGATACATGTAGCACGACGCCACATCAATGACCCTCTCATGTTGTGCCAGGTAAGCGTCCAGGAGAAACACGGGTGTTGGCGCCCAGGCGGCACGCATAATGACTCCGTGGCGTCGCACTACGCGCAGAGCACTGCCTCAATTCGTCGACCTGTCTGCAGATTGAAGCTAAACTGGTCGAATTAGTTGCTTCTCACGGTGAGGGGGCATTGAGATTGAGAGACAAAGATGGACCTGGCGTTGGCAACTGCCGGGCTGGCTATTATACCGAGTGCTTGGCGTTCGGTGGGATTGAATGATCCGCTCGGCATGTTTGGGAGATTGTGGTGTTTGAATTCAGCCTTAAGGTCAAGCCGCTTTTAGCCCGCGGCTAATAATAGTATGGGGTTCGTTGTTTGTCGATTGGGTCGTCGAATTGATGATTAGTTTGAGGGATTAGAAAGGCACATCCCTACAATTGATGATTCTCTGATTTTGGAGATTTTTGCGATGTGTAGTCAGCGGCGAATTGGGCGGATATCTCAGGCCGTTGGGgagtgttgatgttggagtagtgttgatgccaatggcgaATGTGTGTATGCGAAGGAATGTTCAAGGATGATTGTGAGCATGACAGCATGATGTGCTAGAGATTGATCAGTCCTGATGGTGCGGGCAACATGGGAGGATCTGAATTCTACCAGACATGAGAGGTTTGAGCTACCACTGTAtgactactccgtactgagAGCTGGAACCTTGAATGAGACAAGTACTATCATTCATCGCAAGAATCATCTTAATGTCGTTATATTGTAACGTGTTTGGCCCACTACAGCCCGTGGGTAGGTATCTTCCCCCCTTTGTCTTCAACTACTTTACAATGTTGGTACAAGATCATGACAGCACATCCCTATCAACGCCGCCGTTCCTGTCTTTCCACCTCTTCAAGCTCTGCTTCAGcttcctcatcaagctccttgTCCAGAGCAGCCTCCACCTTCGCCTCCGCGTCAAACAGCTCCTTCATCAAGTCGCGCTCTTTCGCCGCCTTACTCTTCGGCCTCCTATCCTTGATCGCGTTCTTCTCGTTCGCCGAAAGCCGTCCACCGTCCATTGAAATATCAACTTTGCGAGGCTTCttgccagcagcagcggccGCGCGTTTCCCACCATCGTCCTTCCCAAAGCCAGCTCTAACATTACGCTGCACTCTTGTCTTCGCACCCAGTGACCATAAGTCTCCCCAGCGTGACTTTCTAGCATCGTGATATGCAAGCTTGCTGAAGCTCTTGGGCACGGTCCACCgttcaatcttgccatctggCGTGCAGAGATCCAGTGTTACATGGCCTTTGCGTTTCAGGGGTggaagcacaaggcgcgGTAGTGTTTGCATGTCGGGGGCTTCTTCTGACCTTTCGTAGCCTTGGAATGCCAGATCTGTGGCCTGCGGGCCGGTGAGATCGCTGCTCTTGGGAACGCCTCTCCGAATAGCGACGTAGCTGAATTCCACTTCGCCTTGGTTGTTTGCCTGCTTCCCCAACATCTGGCTGTAGAATGAAGGTTCGACGAATCGTTGGTTGAAATGACAATAATCCTTTCGGCCCTTGCTTTTACCGGGCTCTTTGTACATTGGACATGTGCCGTGATTGCTGCACGGAGCGATGATGTGACCCTGTTCAAGTTCCCGATGATATGCTGGGTTGAACTCTTCAGGGCTGACTCTCGTCTCCCCAGACTGTGGTAGGAGAAACTGGTTAAGCACCGTATCTCGAACGTGAGCCACCGCCTCAAACCCTCTTGGGTGTGCTTTCTCAATCACGATGAGAACACCTCCATCCTTGTCTAGTAAGCTCCaaaggttgttgagaataGCCTGTCTGTAGTGATCTTGCTTTTCCTTGAGGAACAAATGCGAAgcaatgatgatgtcgaaGCTCTTCCGAGCCTGTGGTTTGGTTCCGGAATCAAGATGCTCCCCTTGCATCTCGCCTGAATGCTCATAGTCGGGCAAACGAGGCAAAAAGGTCGTATTGTGCAAAAAGGTCTTGAGACGGTGTCTGAGGCGATCTGACGCTGCAATAACAGTCTTTTTGCCCGTCGGCTGCGGGCCACTGACCTCGCCCTTCTCCTCTAATAGATTCCACTCAGCGTTGGCAATTTGTTCCcaagccaccaagccagcaccaccagcccCGGCATCAAGAACGCTCAAACCGCCATCTTTGCCCTGCTTGAGGCGAGACTGAATCCATTCGCTGCCCACTCGTTTCCGCACTTCTCGTAAAATCGACATGGTTGAAGCGTATGCTGGCGGTAGATAGCCTGCGAGAAATGCATCTGCTTCGATTTCAGACATTTGACGTTGATCAGGCGGGAGGCCAACACCTCCCATCAGCCCGTTTCGGCGTCCTTCCGGCGTGGACGGCGATGTTGGGAGACCTGGTCCACCAAAGGCAGACTCTGCGGCTTGCTTGACATGCTTCAAATGTGTTCGTTCAAGAAGTTCCCGAATAGGCGTAATAAATTCGTCTCGCGGAAGCGATATCTCCACAGGGCTGCCGTGAAATCTGCCATCCAATGTGTACCGGTGGAATCGATGTGTTTCTCCCAGTGTTCGATCGCCGAgatcttgttcttggtccGGTAGCCAGGAgagctcctcatcctcttctaCATACTCTTCCTCCAGTTTCAttgcctcgtcttcctcccGCACCCTCTGCTTTTCCGCGGCCGCAAAGTCCTGCGCCAATCTCTGAAGCGCATCGTGTTCTCTCTGGCTTCGGGCGACAATATCCACATACCCAGGAACCTTTTCAACTATATCGTACTCGCTGCTTTCCGTGAATGCTTCATTGACACCTTCCGATTCGCTTGCGTTCCGTAATCGCGGGTCGATTTCGTAAGTCAATTCTTCAAACTCACCACCCTCAAGCTCTCGCAAAAGGGTGCCCTCGTTATTTGGCCGAGGAGCATCGGGTCCCATATCCGCATGGGTATCGATTCCCACATcttctggtctggtttcTCGCAGAGGAGGGCCATATAGTCGTTCATAAAGTTCGTACTCCTTCTCGTTGAGGTAGTCTTTGGGCAGTGTGTCTCGAAATCGCTGCTTTGCGTCTCTTACCACTTTTTCGATATCTTCCTGAGACGCGGCTTCTGATTCTAGGGAAGGATTTTTTCGGAATATGCTGGATGCTGAAAAATTTCGTCGAATGGGAGAATTGCGACATGAACCATGATGATCGTTGATGCTCCGATGCGCCTTGACCAAAAAtaatgaagaagaggaaaaaCTTATGCCAAGCGAATTAGAATGATTGTATCTTACATAGGCGTGTCGGACGACTCTAAATGACAGCATTTTTATAACATATTGTACAGTTGTTGAGTGTGTTGGAAGGAAGACGCGCAGAGGCGAAAGTTGAAACTTTTCTCATCGCGCCGTCACGTGATGGCGATACTTGGTAATGTAGGCCGATTGATTGGGCGGCCAGCGATCCTCTCAGATCTTCCGAAAAAACGGTGAAACATGGTAATTTTCTTGGAATAGTGGAAAATTAACACATCAATTTGTAAAAATTGACCTTCGTACGTCGATTTTGGAGcctggtgatgctgttgtgTTGCAATCCAACGCTCGACCTTGGCAGGACAACAAGACTCTGAGCTTCAGACTGGTGGGGATCTGTGGCCGCTTGAGCTCTGGTGTGTCCCCGATGATTGCGATTGAAGGCTACATCACTTGCATTCCTATGGTTGCAGCTAACAAGACCAGTATTGTGAAACAGTTGAACTTGTATCTAGATATCCCTAAGAAATTACGAATGAATTCTACCAAATGTAGAGCAAAGAGTATGTatccccaacgccatgccGACAAATACACATAATCGCCATCGATTCCCATCCAAATCACAAATCGGCCAGTGTCTTAAACGTAGCCCGTTGTTGTGGGCGAGTCGCTCCCCCAGCAGGCTTCGCGCTCGATCCGCTTCCAGAACCAGAGGCTGCTGGCGAAGCCCGTGGCGGAGCCGCTCGTTGCTGTGTATTGTGGACGTTGAACCGAGACTGCTCGGCAGCCTTCTGTGCGTCAAACTGTTGAAAGAGGTCCAAATTAGCAAGTGTTCTTCCCGTATACCTACCTCTATTTATGGCTACGTACCGAAAATAGGGACACAAAGTACAGGCCAAAAAAGGCAATCAAGACATTCAACAGGCCTCCAAGGCCGACACTTGACGTGCTTCTCGGTGATGAACCTCCACCAAGAGTTCGACCGGGAGTCTTGAACTGTTCCCCAGCAGATCTACCGCTACCGGCAAGCTGGActgccttggcaacagcTTCGGATAGCCCGGACGGGTTCGCACCTTGGAGCGTCTCGATGCAGGTGCCGTTGTGGAAGATCTTGAAAGTGGGCATGGCGGAGACACGGTTCTGCTGGGCGACTTCGGGCTGGGAGTCAAcgttgactttggcaaaggccaccTTCTTCGGGGAGGAGTGCTGGTTCGCGAGACGTTGGAAATGGGGAGCGATCATCTTGCAGGGACCGCACCAGTCGGCATAGACTGTCATGAGTTAGCTATGGCTTTCGAgggtttggtgttggagaatgGTGCGCATACAGTCGGCAACGACGACGCTCGTGCCAGAGAGCAGAGACTGCCACTCTGAGGGAGACTTGATTTCAACGAGGCCGCTCATTTtagttgatgttgactgaAGTTGAACACTGGAATTGATGATGTGGAGGAGACATGGAAGTGGACAACGTGGATGATGGCATTGCGGGATGAAGCGACTGCCCCACTCTTCACAGGGACCAATCACCATCACAGACTTTTACTAATTGAACTAGATGCATAAAGTTGTTGTCGGTGAATCTTCCAAAAGGTTCTGTATCTTGTATATTTGGTCATTCAGAAAAAGTGCTTATTATGAGTCAGTGACGGTATAAAACCTGATACTGTTCATGGGGACAAAATAAAACTCAGTGGCAGGAATGGAGTTTCGAATCCCAGGCAACTCTCGATCCCAGTCATCAAGAGAGGACAAAAAATAGTATTGGCAAATAAAGAACATTTCAACAAATGAATAGCATTTAAACCTATGATTTAATTATAATAAGCCCAAGTCCCTCTTTTCTAACGTCTAATTTCACCAACTCCGAACAATTCCGTCTGTCGCGCTGGCCACATAAAACGCCATGGATACCTCAAAATATATTTAAAAAACTTGAGCTCATTAATACCAGGCTTTAAAGAGCagagttggatgaagaaagCCACTGTCATCAGCGCGACAAGGTAAACCCTATTATTCATTATAACAAACGAATTCTCACTGTCGCTTATGCCGTGTGTCGTTAGGACGTAGCACCCCCAAACTAACCCAAACGCAATAAAGGCGATGCCGGTCATGTTTGCCGCGTGAATAGCTCGCCGCACATTACGTTCTGCAACATGACGCTTATTGTCGCGGCTTGCGTGAGAATTACCAAGGTAAAAGTGCACAAGGAGAACAAGCGTCGCAGTCTCCTTGAGAAGACCTATCGCTCCGTTTAGCCACCCATCACGCCGTATATGATTGTAGTATCCGTGAAGGGGTATGAGTAAAATCGCGAAAAAATATTGCGGCTGAAGGGGGGTTTGTCGTTGTGCTTTGTCTGGTGCTAGGTTGCCCATATTGCGCGACTTTTGCCTTGAACCTTGTCGGATTAAATATTGAGGCCAGAGAAGACTGGGAATGTGCCTAGTAAAAGAAACATAGCCAGGAGACCGGCAGTATAAGATCAGATCAACGTTTTCCGGCTTGTGATTGCAAACCTAAGATCTGTAAAGAGTGGTTTTATGGGCGTGAAGATTGTTGGGGCAAACTTAGACTGGGAAATAGAAATATTTGCGTCAGCGCTTTTCGCTTTAGACTACAGTCAATATCACGTGGCTGAAAACCATGTAGTGTACTGCCTGATGTTCCGTTGTGAATAGAATACTACGTCATCCTTGGGCTATGAAGCACGCTGTAACCTTCTCAATATGCATGGGGCTAACTGATCAGGCGACTATGAATAAGTATTTAAAGTTAGATATGAAAGATAAAATATAACAAGGAAATAAAGAGCTcgtgagcttgatgagatATTAGGAACAGCCTCGCTGATGTTAAGCCCCAGGAGTCTAGGACGGAAGGCGAAAGCGCTAGCCTTGTCGACTTCGGACTTAACCTGCTGCCGTAGCGAATAGTAGCAAAGATATCGCAAGGAATAGCTATGGAATTGAGGGATTGAAGGAAATGACTGTTTGAATTGAATtacttgactgactatctGCTTGACTGTCTGACTGACtgatggaaagaaggggaaaaaTGACCTCCTTTTATAGACCAATTTGAGGGATTTTGAAGGGAAAgctgaaggaaggaaggttTGACAACGCATTGAATACGGAACCGTATTTCTGTTGAGAAGGAAGGTCCTTTGGAAGGAATGTTGGGAAAGgcaagcaacattgaaccttaTTTCTGTTGACAAAAGACTTAAAATTACAATAGCGCAGGAAGGCAGCTACACAGAGGCAACAAGTGTATTATTTTATGAGGGTAAATCTTGGGCGCCCACATTTTTCGATATAAGGAGCTTCAAAAatatctacctaggtagatgAGACAGCTATCTTTTGCAACTCTTTCAGTAGTAGAAATGATTCATTGTTCGTTTTTGGGAAGAATTTCCTCCATCTATCGTCTTTGCTCTGGTGAAGAGTCCCATACCTTCAAAGTAGTCATGACCACATTTTTGAACTAATGGATATCTGGACTGCCACTGTTTTTCGCTGTGAATCGCCTCATTTTTGGTTGCGCTGTGGGCTCAGCTCCCAGTTACGTCAAATATTCAGCGCAACGTACGGTTTGCCAATGAGCATGAGATAAATTCATGCGGTTGGTCATCATTGCGGTTTTGCTGCCTCACATTGGCCGGTCAGCTCGACCTACAGAATGCACAACAAGACGAGGCTGGCGCTTCGGTGCTGGCCGTCTCAGCGACCATCTGCGGAGGGCTGATCACGAGGCTTTCTCTGAATTTTACTGGGAGAATCAATGGGTAATCGATTTTTAATTCTTCGCGCGGCGGTTCTGGTTTGCGATTATCACTGAATCTTGGATGCTCCCCGACTCTACGAACCCTAAGCCTCGCCTGGAACAGATGCAGCTTCGGGACGAACGAGCGACGAGCCTCTGACCGACACGGAATGTCAACACGAAGCCTCCTCCGTACACTTGATTACACTGTGGGATGGATCTGCACTTTGGAGATAGAACAGAGAGCCGCAAggatgatgttggatgaggagcaCAAGCGTTTCAAGACgccagacgaggacgagAATCTCTACCACTTTGGCAGTATCAACGGACACAATGTCGTGATTGCCAACCCTCCAGCGGCCGGTAACTCATGGACGGCTGTTACTGCTAAGGATATGAAGAGAACGTTCACAAACCTCAAATATGCCTTGTTGGTAGGGATCGCAGGTGGTATGCCAGTAGCTACTGCCTCTGGCGCGATTCGGCTGGGTCATGTGGTTGTTGGTATACCGACAGGCACACAACCTGGAGCCATACGTTACGATCATGGAAAGTCAAAACCTGACGGCGGTTTTGTCCTCACTGGATGCCTAGCACCTCCCCCGACGACTCTCCTCCAAGCGGTTAAAGCCTTGGCGGCGCAACCTCGAACAGCGACGGATCCAGTATGGGAGTCCGTCCAGAATATCATAGATCAGGACGAAACCGGACAATTCAGATTCCCTGGCCGCGAAGTTGATCATCTATACCATCCAGATTATATTCATCAGCGAGAAAAACGGCTATGTTATGGTGAGACCGGTGCATGCGATCCGAAGCAGATAATCGAGCGACCGATGGTCGAAGATGTTTCGTCCGTTGTCGTACATACGGGTACAATAGGCACTGGGGACACAGTAATGAGGAACGCCAAACAGAGAGATGACATAGCGCAGAAGTACGGCGTGCTGTGCATAGAGATGGAAGCCGAAGGGCTTGCCAAAGCTATCCCATGCCTAGTTATTCGTGGTATCTCTGATTATTGTGATTCTCATAAGAATGACGTGTGGCATGGGTACGCAGCAGCGTGTGCGGCAGCTTACGCCCGGCAGTTGTTCTTCGTCTTGCCCAATCATGAGGCTGAGCGACGTGAACACAGGGACTCTGGATCACGCAGTGGGTAGACTGTTATGGCAATTTGGAACTAGACTGACGCTTAAATAGGTCCGTTGCGAGATCAAAGTGACCCGAGAATAAGTCCCTATGTTCTTCTTACTTTCGTGTCCATGCTTGATACCGGTCTGCGTTTGTGTAGCCTGGGGAATCAAATCCCTGCAGGCTTGACACAAGGCGAGGGTGAACAGAAAGTGAAAGATTGTCTTGAGTCATGGAATAGGTCGAGAGACGTATTGCATCATGCATGGTTGTCATCTCTGAAGAGTAGGGGAGAGGAGAGTTTGCATGCAGTATTGCAGGCCGCCGTGGACGATATTCAAATGACGTCTATGACCCTGAACGAAGAATTTGGAAAGCTTTATGACAGAGGGAAACCTGGCCAGAAGGATATATTCAAAAAGCTCGAGGGGCAACTCAGGAGGTATCAATGTCAACTGACCCCTTTAATAACGTGAGTAAACACCCCCGCCGAGCCGCTGCCCACGAGGCTGTCATACGAGTGTGTTTTAATGCTTGGTAGTCAATCCATGTTCCCcaaccatcatcttctcaaTGAGCGTATGAAGGATGGCTTTGAGCAGGCATCGACGAATGTGGCCAGAGCGGTGTCTTCACGGCTAGACCATGACTCCACTACTAAGGGagccaaagatgaagacgaaaaggCTACATCCTTTGGTCGATGTGTTTTCGACTATGACAAGATGGTTGTCGAAAGCCTGAATTTTGACATCTTACATCATCGAGAAGACGACATTTCAAACTCTCAGCCCCAGACTCTGACATGGCTATTGGGGGATCCGTCGGGAGAAGCTACACCTGATAACAACGTCCGGTTATTCCTGCGGAGGGATCTAGGCCCAAATGAAGTTGCTGCAAAACCACCCAAGTCCATCTTTTATATCAACGGAAAAGCCGGTTCAGGCAAGTCGACTTCAATGAAGGCATTGTGCACAAACGACAAAGTTGAGGAAGATATCAAGACGTGGGCAGGTAATAGCCATGTACTGGTGTCGCGGTTCTACTTTTGGTACAGGGGAACCGACCTACAAAAGTCGCAGCGAGGCATGCTTCGAGCTCTCCTGTATCAATGTCTGAGCAAGCAGCGGTTCTTGATACCATTGACGATACCCCAAGATGCCGAATTAGATACACCGACAAAAGCCCGCCAATATTGGTCGTTGAACAACCTCAAAAGAGCCTTTAATCAGATGCTTACACATGACGGCGTGGGGATGAATCTAAAATTTTGTTTCTTCATCGACGGTCTCGATGAGTATGCCGCAGATGCGGATACGGATTACTCGAATGGTCTGCATGCTAGTATTGGGGatttgttgatggagatAGCACGTCACCCGCACGTCAAAATATGTGTGTCAAGTCGACCGGAGCCGCCATTCGAGACTATCTTTAAGGGTTGCCCTGGTTTTAAGCTTCAGGACAAGACGACTGACGACATCCGCGAATACGTACAGAACCAGCTAGGAACCGTCAAAACGCTGCATGAGTCGCAACTGAAGAAGATCGAGGAATCTCTCATCAAGAATGCAGAGGGTGTATTTCTATGGGTGGCACTGGCCACAAAATCGCTCCTCGAGGGCATTAACGAACATGCGTCGCCTGACAGGTGGATGGAGATCCTGAACGAGCTCCCGAGAGGGCTTGAAAATTTCTACATGCACATGCTGACCAAAGCAGATGAAGGCAACCAGGGAGAAGGACTTGGGTATCTTCTGCTGGTGAAAGCCGCCAACGGAAATATACCACTTCAACGGCTGGCATATGTCGCGGCATGTGACGCAAGGTCAAAGGGTCCCCTTGAAACTTTAGTTAAAGAGAAGGCCCAACTAAAAGACgccatgaagacgaggatcCAGGTATGCTGCAAGGGCTTGTTGGAAATAGGAGACGGGGAAGATGTCACCTTTCTACACAAGAGTGTTCCCGATTTTCTCGAGTCGTCAAAGCTGGCCGAGAAGCGGGCCGCCAGGGAAGTCAACTGGGTGGCAGAACATCAACTTTTGGACGGCTATGTGTTCATGCTGACAAAGTTGTGGCCGAATAAACCTGATCACTCATGTTGGGAGAAAACTCCTACTTCCATGTTGCAAAGTGATTGGGTTGAACGAGTGAAGCCGATCTTGCACGCCTATATGAGGACGGCACAGAGAGCCTTACAACTGGGCAAGCCAGTGCCCAACTCAGAGATCGCGAAGATGTACAAGGCGGCTGACGATCTCTGGATACACGTGAGGAATAAAAAACATGCGGAGGAAGATGGGAGCTTGCATTGGTTGATGGCTTCCAATAAAAACGTCCATTCCGAGGACTTGCATGGCAAGACAAAGAAGATAAAAAAACGTCAGAGACTTCATACGGCATTGGGGTCTCGCGCCCGGCAGACAGCAAAGGGGCTCGACAGAACCAGAAACAAAACTCAGCGGGATGCCTGGAATGCGAAGTGGATTGAGTCCTGCCAAGATTTTTGCTGGCCAAAACGCCGGCAAGTTTATTCACATCACAGGAATAGACGCAACAGCCGAAGAACCCGAACCACCGGCGGCCAACTTGGAAACTGCAGTAGATCAGGTCCACTCCGGTTCAAGGAAGGCCAAAGGAAAGGAGTATCATGGGTCA
It contains:
- a CDS encoding ankyrin repeat protein (similar to Beauveria bassiana ARSEF 2860 XP_008596407.1); protein product: MMLDEEHKRFKTPDEDENLYHFGSINGHNVVIANPPAAGNSWTAVTAKDMKRTFTNLKYALLVGIAGGMPVATASGAIRLGHVVVGIPTGTQPGAIRYDHGKSKPDGGFVLTGCLAPPPTTLLQAVKALAAQPRTATDPVWESVQNIIDQDETGQFRFPGREVDHLYHPDYIHQREKRLCYGETGACDPKQIIERPMVEDVSSVVVHTGTIGTGDTVMRNAKQRDDIAQKYGVLCIEMEAEGLAKAIPCLVIRGISDYCDSHKNDVWHGYAAACAAAYARQLFFVLPNHEAERREHRDSGSRSPLRDQSDPRISPYVLLTFVSMLDTGLRLCSLGNQIPAGLTQGEGEQKVKDCLESWNRSRDVLHHAWLSSLKSRGEESLHAVLQAAVDDIQMTSMTLNEEFGKLYDRGKPGQKDIFKKLEGQLRRYQCQLTPLITQSMFPNHHLLNERMKDGFEQASTNVARAVSSRLDHDSTTKGAKDEDEKATSFGRCVFDYDKMVVESLNFDILHHREDDISNSQPQTLTWLLGDPSGEATPDNNVRLFLRRDLGPNEVAAKPPKSIFYINGKAGSGKSTSMKALCTNDKVEEDIKTWAGNSHVLVSRFYFWYRGTDLQKSQRGMLRALLYQCLSKQRFLIPLTIPQDAELDTPTKARQYWSLNNLKRAFNQMLTHDGVGMNLKFCFFIDGLDEYAADADTDYSNGLHASIGDLLMEIARHPHVKICVSSRPEPPFETIFKGCPGFKLQDKTTDDIREYVQNQLGTVKTLHESQLKKIEESLIKNAEGVFLWVALATKSLLEGINEHASPDRWMEILNELPRGLENFYMHMLTKADEGNQGEGLGYLLLVKAANGNIPLQRLAYVAACDARSKGPLETLVKEKAQLKDAMKTRIQVCCKGLLEIGDGEDVTFLHKSVPDFLESSKLAEKRAAREVNWVAEHQLLDGYVFMLTKLWPNKPDHSCWEKTPTSMLQSDWVERVKPILHAYMRTAQRALQLGKPVPNSEIAKMYKAADDLWIHE